The following nucleotide sequence is from Vulpes lagopus strain Blue_001 chromosome 1, ASM1834538v1, whole genome shotgun sequence.
ggtactattattatttccagaagacaaataaggaaactgaggcatagagaagcTAAGAGATAGGACCAAGGCGCCACAGTGATAATGGGAGCACTGGGATTTGCAACAGGCTGAGTAGGAGTCTGTGCTCTCAAttgcagaggtagagagaggctCCAATGGGGGCCAGAGAGGAACTCTCCAGATAGGGGCATGGCTATCTTGCTTGTCCTGGTGGCCTGTGCTGAGGAAGGAAGCTCATTAGGGAGAGGATATAGAGCTGGGAGTTTCAAAACCAAGATGCATCACCAGCTTCATTTGTTAAGAAATCTTTACCGAGCCCCtcatgtgtgccaggcactgtccccGGCTGCTGGGATACGCGCTCACCAGCTTCACTTACCGCTGGCAGAAATCCCTGCCCTCGCAAGCGTCAGTTTGTCCACCTGTAAACAGGTACCCAAAGATGTAATTAGTcagctaaaaagaaaaggaagtatgaAAAGTGCTCAGAGGTTTATGGGTGATGGGGGATGAATCAGACCTTGACAGCAAGGTAAGATCATCTCTGCAGCAGCAACAAGAGCAGGGATGCAAGGCAACAGATCCAACAGGCTGAAAAGTGGCAATCCTTGAACTCTGTCTACTGTTTTCGCCTCAACACTGATCATTATCAAATAAATTGGggaggggcgcctaggtggctcagtcagttaagcttctgcctttagctcaggtaatggttcctgagatcaagccccacatcgggctccctgctcagtggggagcctgcttctccctctccctgtgcccctttctctctctttgtcaaataagtaaaatctttttaaaaaaatttttagggttgcctgggtggctcaatggttgggtgccttcggcccagggcatgatgctggagtcccaggatcaagtcctacactgggctccctgcatggagcctgtttctcccgctgcctgtgtctctgtgtctctctctctctctgtgtgtgtctctcatgaataaataaataaaatctttaaaaaaaaaacctaaaactaaaaagaatttttttaaatgaaacaaataatttgGAGAAATAATCATGGCCGCTCCAGGCAGGTGAGGTCCGTGGAGCTGCTCCAAACAATGACAGGCAATAAGGTGATAGTCACTGAGGGAGAGGTTTCCATAATACAGTTCGCCCATGTGGAGGAGATGGTCAGGTTCCACTTAGAGGAGAAATTCCACCGTCAGCCCCATGGCACCAAATGTGGGTGACtcgtgcatgcatgcatgcatgcatgcatgtatgcatgcgtgtgtgtgtgtgtgcacgaatgtatgtgtgcatgcatgtgtgtgtgtgtgtccaggaaTGTATCAGCAGCCATTTACCTACATATCACAAACTCACATATGTTGTGGGAGCTATAAATGAAAAGTCACAGCACAGATGGCTCTTTTGAGGAGGTTTCTTCAGGAGTGGGAGGAAGTAACAGGCTACAGGATTAGAAAGCTATTCTAGACGTGGTAAAGGGAGATGTGGGGAAATGGTGAGGCCCACGGTGTCTGCTGGGGAGGTGTGATTCTCTGCTGTTACAGCCAGTGCCTCACCCTACCTGGGCCATGAAAGGGCATGTCTGCCCTGTTCCCCTATACTCAGAAATAGAGGCCACCATGCTGGCCATAGAGGGCACTGCTCCCCAATCTCCCTCCATCCTTAGAGCGACACAGATTCTGCTAAAAACTCCAGCACCTCAAAAGGAAAGGAACTGCAACTAGATAATCTTTACAAGCCATAGTTTACTTATTTCCAACGTGCAGCTCCCAGGGGGCCCCAAGGCCCCAACCCTGACTTCTGCAAGAGTACTCAGGAGTTTAGAGATTCCTCAAAGTTGGCGGTTCTCAAGGCTGGCTGCTTCAGAAACTGCTGCTGCCCCACACCCATGTCCACCAGAACATTCTCGGCAGTTTTACTTACAGTGGCCAAACACTGGAAACAACttagatgtccatcaactgataagtGAGTAGGCAAATTGTCATATAACTATACAGTGGAACATCACTCagtaacaaaaaggaacaaactgcTGATGCCTGTGATATGGCTTCTCACAGACTTAATGAGTCACAAGAGGAGGGGTAGCCAGACACAAGCAGATACATCGTTGTGCTATCAGGTCAGAATAGGTGGCCCTGGGAGTGGACATGGTAAGTTGACTGGAAACTTCTGGGGTCTGGTCACATTCCATCTCTTGATCTGGATGGTAGTTCATGTGGATATATCTACATTTATCTACATTTATCTTCGCACACACATTGAAATACATTGAGCTGGAAGCTTGAGAGTTGTGCATTTTACATCTATTACAcatcaagaaaaatggaaaaataaaatactgaccCCTGGGTTCCACCCCCGGGGCAACTGACTAAATTGGTCTAGGGTGAAGCCTGggtgaatggattttttaaaacctgCCAAGGGATTCTAACAGGCCACAGGGGTGAGCCCCAATCCCAGGAAGGCCAGAGTCCTTCCTCTCACTGCGCTGAGTTCTccactccctgcctctgcccttggcCCCAGCAAAAAGTCCCCATTGCAGAGAGGCAGCCTAAGGCAGCAGTCAGACTCCAGTTCTATCACCTCTTACCTCTGTAACCTAGCAAGAAATATCTATTTCTCTAAGCCTCAGATTCAGGTTTTTGGTTCTTTAGGGTTTCTGCATCTTTAGCATGTGGCAAGAGATAAGCTTATACCTTATGCACAAAATTGCATGGGAGTAGTCAAAACGGTATAGATCTTTATAAAGTTAATCTCCTTAAAACATACATCTGATCCTGTCactactttttaagattttatttttatttttaagtcatctctaccctcaatgtggagcttgaacttaaaaccttgagattgagagtcacatgctctactgtcACAACTGTCACAACTTCTTGAAACCTGTGGCTTTTTCATTACACTTTAAATAAACTGCAAACTCCTTTCTGAGGCCACTTTAGCCTGTCGGGGTGTGCCTTGTTCACCATGTCCTAGCCACGCTGGCTGCCTTTCAATTCAAGCACTTCTCTGCAGTACAGCCTTTCATAGGAGGAGCCTGTCCCCAGCCTGTTCTCAACTCAAGCTCAACTCCTCCACAGGTTTCAACCTCCTCACTCCCCATTACCTTCTGTCATCACACCCTGGTCATTTTCTTCATAGCTCCCAGCACATAATAGAGGTTGTGTTGCTTGGTGTGGGACTCGTGTGTGCTCTTGCCCCCAGTGCTTCCCTACCATCTGGCCCAGCACCAGGTGCTCCGTGCCTAACTGCTGAATGGAATTCAAGTGAACCCAAAGATGTACTGTCATCAGAGAAGTCTTCTGTGAAGTCAGAGAGTATTACTGTTCGTCCTCCTTCCCTACTCTAATCTCTAACCTCTAATCTCTTCTGCTCCCCATGAGGTTGCTGTTTATTCtggaaacatttattaagtatacCTAACATGTGAGACATTGTGCTCACTGCTatagaggacagagagagaaaagcatggTCCCCGCCCATCAGCAGGCCCTATCCAGGGAAGGAGACACCCACAGGAATACCGTCTACCGGTATTCCCAGCTCATCAAAGGGTGAGCTGGGAAGTTCTGTAAGGTCCCTCCTCACCCTCTTCTCATTCCACACCCTCTCTAGATGTTCTCATATCCTTACACGTTCAGTTGATTCCCTCACCTAATCTAACCCAGCTCTGTCCCACAGGACAAATTCTGAACTCTTTATCTAAAATTATACTGGGGTTGGATCACTATactgcacatctgaaactaatataatactgtagattggggatccctgggtggctcagcagtttagtgcctgccttcagcccagggagtgattctggagtcccaggatcgagtccgcatcaggctctgggcatggagcctgcttctccctctgcctgtgcctctaccgctctctctctctgtgtctctcatgaataaatgaataaataaaatctttttaaaaagttaactataggttaactaactggaaataaaattttaactttaaaaataaaaaaaataatactggtaTTTTCACCAGTGTGTCTCATAGGCACTAATGCAACAAATTCTAAAACTGAATTCATCTCTCATAAACAATTTACTggtattttatagaaatagaagcttagggcagcccgggtggctcagcggtttagcccggcctccggcccagggtgtgatcctggggatccccgattgagtcccgcatcaggctccctgcatggagcctgtttctccctctgcctgtgtctctgcctctctatgcgtctctcatgaataaataaaaaatcttaaaaaaaaaaaaaaagaaatagaagcttAGCTTATTGAGGAAATGATGTTGAGATAGCAGTTAAcattcagagggaaaaaatttTACATCAGAAAACACTCTAGGAAGATAAAAGATCTAAACATAATTAAGTCacaaaaaagactatttttgaaAGTGAACAAGGGAGTCATTGGAGGTTTTAAGCAGGGGAATGACATGGTCTGATATTGTAGAGGGATCACTCTAGCTATTATAAGGGAAGAGACTTGAGAGATTCAATTTCAATCGAGGGCATTCCATTATTGCtgctaggaagaaagaaatcctgtcttttgctttttagatcttctctttattttattgctgtttttcGATATGCTGCAATTTCATTATGATGTTTAGgcataaagttatatatatattatttttatgttatttggcAGTTTTTTCTTTGTGGGGATGGATATGTTTTTATGTAATCCAACTTGGATTTGGTGAGCTCAGTGAATCTGAAATGTGCTGTTTTCCAGtaattctggaaaatattctGAGGGTCTCTCTTACATTCTATATTACTTACATTCTCTATTATTTCACTATGAGACTTCACTTAGACATACAGGAGACTTTCTCTATCATTCGTATCTCTTACCCTTTCTTTCAGATattctatctcttttctttttaaagatattatttatttacttgacagagagagaacccataagcaggaggagcagcaggcagagggagaagcaggctctcagctgagcagggagcctcacatgaactggatcccatgaccctgggaatCTGACCTGCCCTggaggcagacgcccaaccatctgaggcacccaggaacccccaaatatttatttctatatagtaAGACCACAAGAATATTCGAAGAAACTAGGTTAATATTTACATAATCTTGAGATGGGTTAAGTGACTTTTTAAGCATTGTACCAAAGTCTGAAGCCATAAAGATTTGGATATGAAGGAATGTGAAACTTCTACTTCAAAATACCATGAAaatcaagacaaatgaaaaaataggggAAATTTTTGGAAAAGTATGTGACAAAGGATTAATAGCTTTCATATGTAAAGAGTGATTTCAAATCAACAGGAAAAAACTTTCAATAGGAAAACTGATCGTGGAAATGAACGATttattaaagaaggaaaacaaatgcctaaaaagaaaaatgttgagcCACAGATGTAATCAAAACAAGTAAATTAAAAGAGCAATGAAATTAGTATTTCTTATTTATCAGACTGGCAAATATGAATAAGAACATTATCCAATCCCAGCAGGGTTAAAAGGGAAGTGAGCCTTGTTAATAACTGCTGACTAGAATGAAATGGATGATGCCTTCTTGGAAGTCAATGCGGAGtgtgtaaaaaatgtaaaaatgtgtgCTTTGTTACTCAACAATTACAGCTTGCAGGAATGCATCCTAAGGAAAATATACTGGGACAGTTGTGCAAATATGTGTGTAGTATTGTCACCTATGATAGTGAagggttttaaaatatgtatccaGTCATAGTGTTGATTAAACTATCCACCAGTGGACTCCTGTCATTACAACCGTAGGTATTAACACGAAAAGAGATTCCTGAGGTATCGGGAAGCGGAAAAGCAAAGGTCACCAACCACACCTTACAGAACGTACGCGCGGAACAGCCCGGCTTTGTTAAATACGCACAGGTTTTTGCGCGGGTGCATTTGCGTTTGGAAGAGCAGATACCAAAATGTTAAGAGCCATTACATTTGGCCCATAggattctgttttcattcttttattattgttattgttttgtctGTCCTGTCTCCGTTCAAAGAACATCTATCACTTCCATAATAATAGGTTATCGGCGGGAGGTAAAGGAGCCGCGCGTTTCCGAGGCGCCAGGCCCAGCACGAAGGTAACCGCCTTCCGCCCGGCCCCAGGCTCACAGGTGCCAGCGTCCGCTCCACGTACGCGTGCCGCGGGAGCGCTCAGGTGCGCGGCGGCCTGTCAGGCACCGCCGAGGCCACCCCAGGCAGCCCGCGGGTCCtcgcgggggggcggggcacgCCAGCCCGGAAGAgacgccgcgccgcgccgcgcatGCCCCTTCCTTTCCAGCCCCGGTCCGGGACGTAGCGGCCGCCAAGGTGAGTTTCTCCGTGGTCCGGCTCCCATCGGCGTCCATCCTGGCTCTCCGGCCGTCGCAGTCGCTGCTCCTCcccggggacggggcggggggccgcTCTCCCGCTCCTAGCACGCCCGTTTTTGAGTCGTGAGGGGGCCGGGGGTGCCCGTCGAGGGGGTAGTGGGGCTCTCGTAGGAGAGGATTGGCGTCCCGTCGGCGGAGGCCGAGGAGGGGAGGTGTGAAGCCCTTGTGTCGCGTCCAGCCTCAGGCGAGGTGAGGGGAACTGCGCCTCTTTTGCCCGCTCGCCGCGGGCCGCCTCCTTGCCCGGCCCTGGAGCTCTAGTTTGAGGGAAGAATGGAAGGGGGTGAAGGTGCGGAGGCCTCGGCTCTTTGCTTTTGGGTCCGCGGCCTGCCACGGACGGAGGGCCCTCCAGACCCTCCCTGCGTCCCCGAAACGTGCTGCGCGCCGCGTACAGTTGCTGTTCCTCCCCAAGTGCCCCGGGGTGCGGGGTTTGCGCCCGCGCCCCCCTGGCCCGTTACTCTTCCGTGGGTCTGGAGTTACCGCTCCGAGGTCTGGAGCGGACGGGAGCCCTGCCCCTGTTTCTGCTCCAGTGTCACGGCAACTGTCTTCTCAGCGTCTCTGGGGAGTGGAGGAGGGTCACCGGCGGCGTTCCGTTCTGCAGGGTTTCAAGATCTCCCTGCAAGTTTTCTGTGGTGTGGTTTGACGTCTCAGCCCGTTGGACGGGGTTCGGGGTGGTCGTGCTGGGGTCTGGCACTTAGTTCACCCCGCTGGCCCCTAGCTGCACTGCTTAGAAACGCTCCGGATGATTTGCTTCATTCCAGATGTTGATGCCCAAGAAGAACCGAATCGCCATTTATGAACTCCTTTTCAAGGAGGGGGTGATGGTGGCAAAGAAGGACGTCCACATGCCCAAACACCCTGAACTGGCCGACAAGAATGTGCCCAACCTTCACGTCATGAAGGCCATGCAGGTAGCCTGGGGGCTGCTGGAGTGGGGTGCAGATGGAGGGATTTTCCACTAAACTAGAGGCAGATTCCAAGGAGAGGTCAGGACAGCCAAGCAGCTTGCTGCCTCCAAGGGCACTGAGGTAGATACACCGTGAAAACTTGTCTATGCAACGTAGCTTCCTTTTGCACTGAGTTGCTAGATTGAAGTCTCTGCTTGTGTCTTGACGgtggttttctttctgtcttaaaGTCTCTCAAATCCCGAGGCTACGTAAAGGAACAGTTTGCCTGGAGACATTTCTACTGGTACCTTACCAACGAGGGTATCCAGTATCTCCGTGATTACCTCCACCTACCCCCTGAGATTGTGCCTGCCACTCTGCGCCGCAGCAGACCTGAGACTGGCAGGCCACGGCCCAAAGGTATGTTGCCCGAATAAAGACCTGCTCTGCAACTGCTCTTTCTCAGGAAGGGTATATGTGGAACTGTGGAGGGCAAAGGAGGCCTTAGGATACACCATTGGGGTCGGCGTTAGAGGAGCCCTGCATGCAGGACCTAGGCCTCGTCCTGGAGCCTCTGTCCCCCTGACATGGGACTTAGACTTGTAATGGAACTGCAGTCAGGTCAGGTCTTCAAACCATCCCAGGAGATCCCATTAAACACAGAATATAGTCTGTGTCCAGGCACATGTGATAGAGTATTGAGTAACTGGCAGGACGGAGCAAAGCTGTTTGCCACATGTGAGAGAAATGGAATggagaattttctagaatttcttggCGATGGGAGCAAAAATAATCAGAAGTCAAATAGGGGAAAACGGATGTGTGTATGATAGTGTGAAAGGATGTGCTTGTGGGGGGGTGGTGGATTACTTTCTGGCTCAAGACCATTGCTGGCTCACAATTGTGTTTTCTCAAGGTTATGGTTCTCTTTCCCTAGGTTCTGAAAGAACTTGTTACAGGAGCTTGGTAGGAGGAGGAGTATGTGGGCTTGGGTGATGAGGTGCAGAGATTCCTAAAAACAGATGATCACCAAGACTGTCTGGGTCCCGTAGGGAGAAGCTTGGTAGctcaggaatctgtatttttttatgaattctcCTTAGGGGATTCAGTTGGTTAGGTGGTGGGGTTATGTATCTATCTGTAGAGCAGAGGTTCTCTGCTGCATCTTGGAGTCTCTAGGGCAGTGGGATACCATTGTCTGTGCCCCTACAGATTCTGATTTTGTTGGCATAGATGGAACCTggcatttattttatgttcaaTCTTAACTTCTTGGgctgaaaaataataacataattgACCTTTGAAACAGCTCAGGGCCTGGGACACCTGTGTCGTCGTCCGTCTCCCCCAACCCTACCCTCATAGTccaaaatccatgtataacttgaTTCTCTGAAAACTACTAACAACTTGCTATTGACCAGAAGTCAGTCTGATAACAAATAGTGGATTAGCGTACAGTTTGTACATCTGTTACATACCCTATCCTTATAATAGAGAAGATAACATTATTAAGAAGATCATGAGGAAAATAGATTCATTGTACTACTATAATCTTGTTGATCAAAAAGATCATGAACCCATGCATTTCAAACCTGTCTTGTTCAAGATCGACTACAGTTTATGTTCTAATCATGTGGACTCGAAAGTAAAGTTGGCAAGTTTGCAGGGTAACTAGGAAAAATACCAgattaaatgtctgacttcatATATATCCACACCCTAGTGAGGTGTGTGGAGAAGCCCAGGGCAACTGGAGGATTCTTGGTGGCCTCTGTATTTATACACTGACTACTGGAGTTGGGGCTTTGCTGTTTGCACAAGAGATTTTCCACTTCAGAGTTGAGTCAGGTTCAAAATTTGGGCTATTTAGATGTTTGTGGAAGTGGTTGGATTGCTTAATTTGCCAAGTAATTGGAAAGGGTGTGTATGGTGAGAAACAGTAGAAAAAAGACAGTCCTTTTGCAGATGGATGGCATTTTCATTATGAATGTCCTCGACCTTTGAGGAGCTAGGGACAGTGATTGACATTTCTAGCAGACAGCTCAGGATCTAAGAGTTGTGTCCCTTTAACCCATCATAACTAAGTTGCTGCCAGTGAGCATAAGGAGAGCAATTCCACTTTTCTTGGCCTGAAGGCAACAGAGTTCCCACATCGCCTTACATTCACAGTGTGGTTTAATTTATAGGTCTGGAGGGAGAGCGACCTGCAAGACTGACACGAGGGGAAGCTGACAGAGACACCTACAGACGAAGCGCTGTGCCCCGTGAGTAAAGCATCTCTCTCGGGGGCTTTGGGGGAGAATCTCTGGGTTCTCGGTCACCCTGGCTGGGGTTCAGCCCTTGGAAATGCCAAGGTGACCAGGAAGGATTCGTAGTCTCCAGGCCATCTTCAGCTGGAGTCCTCTATGTCTCTTACCTGGTGCAGGTATTTGATGGATGGGATTAAGAGACAAGCCCCTCACTGGGGATACCAAAGGCTTGA
It contains:
- the RPS10 gene encoding 40S ribosomal protein S10 codes for the protein MLMPKKNRIAIYELLFKEGVMVAKKDVHMPKHPELADKNVPNLHVMKAMQSLKSRGYVKEQFAWRHFYWYLTNEGIQYLRDYLHLPPEIVPATLRRSRPETGRPRPKGLEGERPARLTRGEADRDTYRRSAVPPGADKKAEAGAGSATEFQFRGGFGRGRGQPPQ